TCGAGGATCATGGTTTCGACTTGCTCGTCGGTGAGGCCGTAGGTCGGTTTGACCTCGATCTGGGCTTCAAGGCCGCTGCGCTGTTCGCGGGCTGTCACTTGCAGAATGCCGTTGGCGTCGATGAGGAATTTGACTTCGATGCGAGGCAGGCCCGCAGACATCGGCGGAATGCCTTTGAGGTCAAAACGGGCTAAAGAGCGGCAGTCTGTTGCCAGTTCGCGCTCGCCCTGGAGGACGTGAATGGCGACGTTGGTCTGGCCGTCGACGCCCGTGGTGAAGTGCTCGGTGGCCGAGGCGGGGATGGTGGAGTTGCGCTGGATGATGCGCGCAACTACGCCGCCGAGGGCCTCGATGCCGAGTGAAAGCGGTGTGACGTCGAGCAGCAGGAGTTCGTCGGTTGTGGTGGAGCTGCCTGCGAGGATGCTGGCCTGCACGGCTGCGCCCAGGGCGACGACTTCGTCGGGGTTTAGCTCGGTGTGGGGCTTCTTGCCGCGCGCGGAGAGTTCGAAGAGCTGATCGACGAGCTTGCGAACGGCGGGAATGCGGGTCGAGCCGCCGACGAGGACGAGTTCTTCGATCTGCTCTGGCTTGATTCCGGCGTCGGCGATGGCCTGGCGGCACGGTCCTGCGGTGCGGGCCAGGACTGGTTCAATGAGCTGTTCGTAGACTTCGCGGGGGATTTCGCGCTGGTAGCGGGCGCCGTCGGGAAGTTCGATGTCGAGTTTGGCAGAGGGTTCGGACGAAAGCGTGATCTTTGCTTCGATGACGGCTTTGCGCAGGGCCTGGATTGCATCCGCTTGTCGGCGGAGATCGACGCCGTGTTCGTTGCGGATTTCGTCGAGGGCTACGGCGAGGAGCAGGTTATCGATGTCGTCGCCGCCGAGGTGCGTGTCGCCGTTGGTGGCTATGACCTCAAAAATGCCGTCGTTGAGCTTGAGGATGGAGATATCGAATGTTCCGCCGCCGAGGTCGTAGACGGCGATAATTCCTTCCTTGGCGCGGTCGAGACCGTAGGCCAGAGCTGCGGCGGTCGGTTCGTTGACCAGGCGAAGGACGTCGAGGCCAGCCATGCGTCCGGCGTCGCGAGTGGCCTGGCGCTGGGCGTCGTTGAAGTAGGCGGGAACGGTGATGACTGCCTTGGTGACCGGCGCGCCGAAGTAGCGCTCGGCATTGCGCTTGAGCTGGCGCAGGATGTAGGCGGAGATCTCGGGCGGAGTGAACTGCATCTCGCCGAGCAGAATGCGGAGGACTTCACCGGGTTCGATGTCGTCGGCCAGGCGGAATGGGAAGAGTTTCAGCTCTTCCTGCACGTCTTCTAGGCCGCGGCCCATCAGGCGCTTCACGGAATAAATGGCCCGTTCGGGGTTTTCGATCAGGGAGCGGCGGGCGGAGTTGCCGACGGTGACAGTGGCGCGCGCGCCTTCGGCGCTGGGGTCAACGACGTCAAGGGCGACGATTGAGGGGACTAGATTGGAGCCGTCCACGCCGGGGATGACCACGGGTTGGCTGCCTTCCATGTAGGCGACAAGGGAGTTGGTGGTTCCGAGATCGATTCCGACAATCCGCTCGTTTGGGCGTTCTTCAGACATTGATTCAGGATTCCTAAGCTGCTGGGTTCGAGAGAACTGCGTTGACGTCGCGGACGAGATTGCGCAGGTAGCGGCGACGATCCAAGAGCGAGGCCATGGTGTTGGCGGCCTTCTGGCGTACTTCGCTGCTGCCGCCGTCCCACTCTGCGCCTCGGGCTGTGAGGTCGGTGTCGACTGCGGCGAGAAGGTTTTCGAAGCGGGTGCGGGCTGCGGTGAGATCGGCCAGAAGAGCCGGATCGTTCTCGCCCATCTTTTGATTCATGCGCATTTCTTCGAGCTGCATGTTGAGTTCGAAGACTTCTTCGAGCAGGTCGGCAGGAGGTTGGCGGTCGGCGCTCTTGCCCTTGCCGGAGTGCTCCTCGCCGATTTGCAGGCCTTCTAGACGCAGCAGGTATTCCGTTCGCTGGATCGGATCGCGCAGAGTGCGGTAGGCATCGTTGAGCAACGCCGTGTTGGCGAGGCTCCATTGCTGCTCGTCGGCTGAGGCACGGGCGAAGCGATCGGGATGCAGGCGGCGACTGAGACGGTGGAAATCACGCTCCAGTGCTGCCGTGTCCAGAGTGAGCGCACGCGCAAGTCCGAAGACCTGGAAGTAGTCCGCCGCGGAGACTGGCTGTACTTTGCCGCAGGTAGGGCATAGCAGCGCGGATGTTGCGAGCGCTGCGCTACATGCCCAACAGGCTGCTGGGGCGGAAGTTGTAAGTGCTGTGGACATATGATTTGCGGAGCTTTGGCGTGCTGTTTTAGGAAAACGAAGACCCGCATCCGCAGGAGCGCGTCGAGTTCGGATTGATGAAGTTGAAGCCCTGCTTCAGCAGAGTCTGCTCGTAATCCAGGATCATGCCATGAAGATAGACGAAGCTCTTGGGATCGACAAAGATGCGGATGCCTTCGAATTCGTAGACGCGATCGCGCTCGCGAGGCCGCGTGTCAAAGCGGATGCTGTAGGAGAGCCCGGAGCAGCCGCCGCCGAGAACTCCGAGACGCAGGCCGCCTTCTTCGGGCGAAATGCCCTCTTTGGCCATGCCGCTGCGAATATGGGCCAGGGCGCGTGGGGTTACTTCGATTCCCTTTGCCGCAGCCTTTACCGGAGCGGACTGGGCCGAAAGCGCAGCTGCCTGACTGGCCTGTTCCGGCGTCTGAATTGTGACGAAGTCCTGCATCGGTCTCTTCTTCCCGTAGGTTCTTACATCTGTGATCCCACCCTTGACGATGGAACTGTCAAGGGTGGGGCACCCATTCTCGCGGGGATGCGGTCGAAAACAAAGACGATGTCGCTTAGTGTGCGGCGACAGCGACTGCGCCGGTTGTCTCTCCGACGCCATTCTTCTTCTTCCAGTCGCCGATGGCTGCGCGGATGGCGTCCTCTGCCAGAACCGAGCAATGGATCTTGACGGGGGGGAGGGCCAATTCCTTCACAATGTCGGTGTTCTTGATTTCCATCGCCTCGGAGACCGTCTTACCTTTGACCCATTCGGTGGCGAGCGACGAACTGGCGATGGCCGAGCCGCAGCCAAAGGTCTTGAACTTGGCTTCTTCGATGACCTGGGTTTCAGGATTCACGCGAATCTGAAGGCGCATGACGTCGCCGCACTCGGGTGCGCCGACCAGGCCTGTGCCAACTTCGTCCGAGCTCTTGTCGAGCTGGCCTACGTTGCGGGGATGATTGTAGTGGTCGATAACCTTATCGCTGTATGCCATGTGACCTCCTTAGGTCTGTAAGTCATCTGATTCAAATGCCGGGCCCGGGATTCTATCTCCGGGCCTATGGGACTTAGTGGGCGGCCCACTCGATCTTGCTCAGGTCGATGCCTTCCTTGACCATTTCGTAGAGCGGAGAGAGCTCGCGAAGCTTTTGGACGATGCCGATGACCTTGTCGGCCACATAATCCACTTCCGCTTCTTTGTTGAAACGGCCCAGACCGAAACGAATGGAACTGTGTGCGACATCGTCGCCGAGGCCGAGGGCTTTGAGCACGTAGGAGGGTTCGAGAGTGGCCGAGGTGCAGGCCGATCCGCTGGAAACCGCGACATCGTTGATTCCCATCAGCAGGCTTTCGCCTTCGACGTAGACGAAGCTCATGTTCAGGTTACCGGGCAGACGATGCTCCCACGAGCCGTTGATTTCAACGTAATCCAAGGCCGATTCCAGCTTGTTGCGCAGGTGATCACGCATCGCTTGCAGACGGGCGGCTTCGGTAGCCATTTCGGCGCCGGCGATTTCGCAGGCCTTGCCGAGGCCGACGATGCCGGGAACGTTCAATGTGCCGGAACGCATACCGCGCTCGTGGCCTCCGCCGTCGATCTGGGCGGAAATCTGGACGCGGGGGTTGCGGCGGCGGACGTACAGCGCGCCAACGCCCTTGGGTCCGTAAATCTTGTGCGCGGTCAGGGAGAGAACGTCAATGTTCATCGCGTTCACGTCGACAGGTACCTTGCCAACGGCCTGCACGGCGTCGGTGTGGAAGATGATGCCCTTTTCGTGACAGAGCTTGCCGATTTCAGCGACTGGCTGGATGACGCCGATCTCGTTGTTGGCAAACATGATCGAGACCAGGATCGTCTTGTCGTCCATGGCGCGCTTCAGGTCTTCTATGTCGATGAGACCGTCGGCCTTCACCGGCAGGTACGTGACGCGATAGCCGTATTTTTCCAGACGCTTGCAGGTGTCGAGGACGGCTTTGTGCTCCGTAACCTGGGTGATGATGTGGTTGCCGCGCTCCTTATACATCTCGGCGATGCCCTTGATGGCCAGATTGTTGCTTTCGGTGGCGCCTGAGGTAAAGATGATTTCCTTTGCGGATGCGCCGATCAGCTTTGCAATCTGCTCGCGTGCATTTTCAACGGCCTGTTCTGCTTCCCAGCCAAAGGAATGATTGCGGCTTGCGGCGTTGCCGAATTTTTGTGAAAAGTAGGGCAGCATGGCTTCGAGTACACGCGGGTCCAGGGGGCTGGTCGCATGGTTGTCCATGTAAATGGGCAGGTTTACACCTGCGGGAACTGCGACGGGGGTGTCGATTGCGCTCATCATCTTCTCCACTTCGAATCTTGCTTTTGAAACTAAACTTTGACCCAACTCTTGAGCCGGCCCGAAACACCATTGAATCCGGCTGATGCTTCTACATGGGTACGGTCAGTGAAACCAGCTGATGCAACTGCGACGCGCGCGAGACTGCTGTTTCATGATCTACAAGGTCATATACTGTGATGCTTCTGAGAACGTCGGCGATGCTCTCGTTCACTCGCGCCAGGGGCTCTTTCACGGTGCAGTTGGGCTCTAAATCGCAGGATTTACTACCCTTGGTGCAACTTGTAATGAAGAGCGGCCCGTCGATTGCGTGGATAACTTCAAATGCCGTAATGGCGCGTGCACTCTTCGACAGGGCATATCCGCCGTTCATCCCCGCATGGGAGCGAAGCAGCCCCACCTTCGCAAGCCGCTGCAAGACCTTCGCGAGTAATTGCGCAGGAATTCCATATGTGTCGGCGATATCTTTTGCGCTCACGGATGGCGTTTCCGGATGCTCGGCGAGGTACTTGAGAGCCATCAGGCCGTAATCCGCTTTTTTAGTGAGCCGCAGCATAAGTCCGACTCCATCGGTCTGGATTTAGTATACGACCGTTTCTGTCGCTATTTCAATTGGGAGGAAAAGAAATCCCGGGCTTGCACCAATACCAGGAATAGAGAGCATTTATCCGTCGAGAGGCTGATCCTGTAAATCTTTATCAAATCCCCCTTGGACAAAGGACCAAGGCTCGATACAATCTGGCGCAAAGGCCTCCTGCGAAGAACGGTCAAGAACCCCAAAATGGCGATCCCCTGCAAACACCCCAGAGTCCGTGTCGTCTCCCGCCAGGAAGACGTGGAATATGTCGAATGCCTGGAATGCGGCGAGGTCTTTGACTCCGACGAATTCCGCGATATGGAGATTGAAGAGAAGGTCTCCAACCCGCAGCATGAGGATGGTGTCGATTGAAAGAGATTTGAGACCGGTTGGCGATTTCAGGTAGAAGCGGAGCCGGAATCGGCCTCAGAATCCGACAGTTTGCTGATGCGGGTCGAAGCGACCCATGCATAGTGGAAACC
This portion of the Acidicapsa acidisoli genome encodes:
- the hscB gene encoding Fe-S protein assembly co-chaperone HscB; translated protein: MSTALTTSAPAACWACSAALATSALLCPTCGKVQPVSAADYFQVFGLARALTLDTAALERDFHRLSRRLHPDRFARASADEQQWSLANTALLNDAYRTLRDPIQRTEYLLRLEGLQIGEEHSGKGKSADRQPPADLLEEVFELNMQLEEMRMNQKMGENDPALLADLTAARTRFENLLAAVDTDLTARGAEWDGGSSEVRQKAANTMASLLDRRRYLRNLVRDVNAVLSNPAA
- the hscA gene encoding Fe-S protein assembly chaperone HscA produces the protein MSEERPNERIVGIDLGTTNSLVAYMEGSQPVVIPGVDGSNLVPSIVALDVVDPSAEGARATVTVGNSARRSLIENPERAIYSVKRLMGRGLEDVQEELKLFPFRLADDIEPGEVLRILLGEMQFTPPEISAYILRQLKRNAERYFGAPVTKAVITVPAYFNDAQRQATRDAGRMAGLDVLRLVNEPTAAALAYGLDRAKEGIIAVYDLGGGTFDISILKLNDGIFEVIATNGDTHLGGDDIDNLLLAVALDEIRNEHGVDLRRQADAIQALRKAVIEAKITLSSEPSAKLDIELPDGARYQREIPREVYEQLIEPVLARTAGPCRQAIADAGIKPEQIEELVLVGGSTRIPAVRKLVDQLFELSARGKKPHTELNPDEVVALGAAVQASILAGSSTTTDELLLLDVTPLSLGIEALGGVVARIIQRNSTIPASATEHFTTGVDGQTNVAIHVLQGERELATDCRSLARFDLKGIPPMSAGLPRIEVKFLIDANGILQVTAREQRSGLEAQIEVKPTYGLTDEQVETMILDSFDNAESDFEARQLIEARLEAETILSAVEKAPAHAAWQLISDQEKAAIEAARLHLEAIKSGSDLKTIREATSALDKATQNFAEKMMDAAVSGAMRGKTMQIAGEELSNNEIHAPHVFAPAEFE
- the iscU gene encoding Fe-S cluster assembly scaffold IscU → MAYSDKVIDHYNHPRNVGQLDKSSDEVGTGLVGAPECGDVMRLQIRVNPETQVIEEAKFKTFGCGSAIASSSLATEWVKGKTVSEAMEIKNTDIVKELALPPVKIHCSVLAEDAIRAAIGDWKKKNGVGETTGAVAVAAH
- a CDS encoding RrF2 family transcriptional regulator, producing the protein MLRLTKKADYGLMALKYLAEHPETPSVSAKDIADTYGIPAQLLAKVLQRLAKVGLLRSHAGMNGGYALSKSARAITAFEVIHAIDGPLFITSCTKGSKSCDLEPNCTVKEPLARVNESIADVLRSITVYDLVDHETAVSRASQLHQLVSLTVPM
- a CDS encoding IscS subfamily cysteine desulfurase, producing MSAIDTPVAVPAGVNLPIYMDNHATSPLDPRVLEAMLPYFSQKFGNAASRNHSFGWEAEQAVENAREQIAKLIGASAKEIIFTSGATESNNLAIKGIAEMYKERGNHIITQVTEHKAVLDTCKRLEKYGYRVTYLPVKADGLIDIEDLKRAMDDKTILVSIMFANNEIGVIQPVAEIGKLCHEKGIIFHTDAVQAVGKVPVDVNAMNIDVLSLTAHKIYGPKGVGALYVRRRNPRVQISAQIDGGGHERGMRSGTLNVPGIVGLGKACEIAGAEMATEAARLQAMRDHLRNKLESALDYVEINGSWEHRLPGNLNMSFVYVEGESLLMGINDVAVSSGSACTSATLEPSYVLKALGLGDDVAHSSIRFGLGRFNKEAEVDYVADKVIGIVQKLRELSPLYEMVKEGIDLSKIEWAAH
- a CDS encoding HesB/IscA family protein; the protein is MQDFVTIQTPEQASQAAALSAQSAPVKAAAKGIEVTPRALAHIRSGMAKEGISPEEGGLRLGVLGGGCSGLSYSIRFDTRPRERDRVYEFEGIRIFVDPKSFVYLHGMILDYEQTLLKQGFNFINPNSTRSCGCGSSFS